Genomic DNA from Brienomyrus brachyistius isolate T26 chromosome 22, BBRACH_0.4, whole genome shotgun sequence:
GACGTTGAGCATGTGTCTGGTTGCTGGTGGTGACTTTGTGGGATTGCTTGCGTCCACAGTCTCGTCCCATTTTTCTTTTGTCTGTTTTGTTCTCTGCCACTGCAGACGCTCACAGTTTACTGAGAGACGCTGTCAGGCAGCAGTTTTTACAGGCGTATCCTttttcctctttctctctccatcTGCAGCAAGACGGATCGACCACCGTCActcagcctgttccccagtgCGGACGGGATGGTACgtggggggcaggtgggggcgAGGATGGCGCCTGGGCCTGATGTCTGGCTTGCCAGCCAGCTCAGCCAACCTCGCTACAAGGTTTGCTAGAAGAGCCCCTCCCCCATAGAGTGGGGGTCTTTCCCATACGCTCACCCCCAGCATGCCTGCTTGTGTCAGCGAGCTAAGCCCCCTGTCCCTGTCCATAACAAGCATTGAACCCCCTGTCCATGTGAGCGAGACCAAATGGGCTAAATGACGCTAAATTTATTCAATTTACTCAGATCTTTTTGATATAGAGTTTACATGTATTTGTTTTAACAGTAATTAAAACACAATTTTAGCACAATAATATTGTTCAGCGCCTTGTGGCTGCTGTCTGTGCATGgcacttcataaataaggttCTTAATCCtaaatattattctataattcataatttattcaaaaaataaatgaacactGCAAACCTCTGTTGGATAAACTGTTCTGAGAGATGTATGAGTGGAAAATCATTATGTTAAAGTGCTTTTCTTTCTCTGGAATGCAGTGTGTAATATCAGGGATGAGATATTCAGAATTATCAAGAAATGACACAAGCAAACTGAAGGGGTCTGTGGTGTATTTTAGTgtcatattttatatatgtattttgatTTAGTTAAGTGTCAATCCTTTACAATTCTATATATTTTTAGAATGAATCACCATAGATCGGTATGATTCATATTGCTAAAATATATGAGATGGATATGGCTAATACATCACAGACACCTGTAATGGACATCGCTAAAACAGCACAGATAGGTGATAGACATCGATAAAACGGCACTGATATGTGTGATGAACATAGCTAAAGCATGATAGATATGTGTGATAGATCACTAAAGTGGCACAGATATGTACGAATGGCAAAAACGGCAGACGTAATTATCATGGATATCGCTAACACAGCACAGATATGAATTATGGATATCGCTAAAACAGCACCAATTTGTATGATGGATATCGCTAAAATAGCATAGATGTATATGATGGATATCACAAAAACAGCACAGATGTATGATGGATATCACCACAACAGTACAGATATGTGTTATGGATATCACTAAAATAGCATAGATTTGTATGATGTATATCGCTGCAACACTATACTTCTCAGTAAGTTTCCGACAGATATTTTAATGGATCAGTGCGAGTCAGATTAGACACCTAGATGCTCTGCTGTGGTAAACAAGGTTTCACGCTATATACATTATATTCATATGAATCCACTCTGATCTTGGATCAAAACGTGAGCATTAGACTGTCAGCCTGTGCAGTTTCTCCTTGTTTTATTTGCTAGAGATAAACAGCTGTCTCTGCTGATGTTCCTCTCCACTGATCATATGCTTGCACTGGAAGCTCACATATATTGGGACCCCCCCTCTAAGCGATGTATATCGCCACAATTGTGCTGTTTTAGCGATATCCATCATACATATTTATGCTGTTTTAGCGATATCAATCATACATATCTGTGCTGTTTTAGCGATATCCATCATACGTATCTGTGCTGTTTTAGCGATATCCCCTCTTAGTGTTGGCACTTTAAGTCAGCAGGCCTTGGTCTGGGGTGCAGCGCTTGCTGACCTTACCTACTTTTACTGCATGCAATAAATACATGCAAATTTATCCTTAATGATGAAGCCTTGCCAATTCAGCACACAAGCAGCTAACCACTGTGTCCCAGCAAGTGCGGAGAGGccctgtgctgtggtgtgtgtaTCCATACCTGTGGTCAGCGTCTCCTATGTCCTGCCGTGTGTGGAGGGGTCGTGTGCTGTGATCCCTGCGTATCCCCGGTCAGCGTGTTTCGTATCCTCGCAGGAGGACGAGTCAGAGTCAGGACAGTCCTCAGCCGTAGCCACACCCAGCACCGGTGGCTCCAACACCCCCACCTCGTCGGTGCCATCGGCCGCGGTCACACCGCTCAATGAGGGCCTTCAGCACATGTCCCAGTTCAACAGAGACCGGAGCAAGAAGAGCAAACGCCTCAGCAGGAACATGGAGGTGCAGGTGTCTCAGGAGACGAGGAACGTCAGCATTGGTGGGTGTTGGCCTCCATGTAGCCGTGGTGAGCAAGCGCCTTCTGGACCGTGCCATGACGCGTGCCGCTTCCTGCAGGGATGGGCAGTAGTGATGAATGGTCCGAATTCCAAGAGATCATCGACTCCACGCCAGAGATAGACATGTGCATGGACCCACGCATGTACGGTGGGGGGAGCAGGTGCGTCGCTGGTTCTGGGGTTCAGGACTTAAAAGGAAATATTCTCACTGCGTTATGCTGTCATGGGTACCTCTAACCTCAGCAATCTTCTCGTATGCAGCCCTTCGCAGGGGATCGTCAATGAGGCTTTCGGCATTAACACAGACTCGCTATACCATGAGATCAAGAATGCCAAGTCTGACATCATCGGGGATGTGGATGAAGGGGCGGAGCTTCTGGGTGAGTGGAAACAAACTTAGATCTAAAGGGACATCTGAGCAGGACGAGGAGAGTCGTGGCAGCTTTGCATTGCTGCTGTAGCTGCTCCAGCCTCTGCTCTGCTTTGCTGCTCTTGCTGCTCCATGCCCTGCAGCTATGGCTCAGTGCCTCTGTCTGCATGAAGCCCTCAAGGAGCCCCCACACCCCTCTCCCCCAGACCCCTGGGAAATCATGCATCTACCATTGACATGCGTTTCTGAGCAGTTTCAGCCTGTGGGAGGTGTGTTCCCCCTCCTGATtgatcctctctctctctgcttcctcCCTCTGTCATATGTGGCTGGCTTTCCGGGATGCATCCATAGGGGAGTTCTCAGGTGTGTATCTGGCCACAGGATTGGTTGGTATTCCTTCGCTCACATAGCTGTATCTGTGTCACGTGACTCCCTATGGCCATAGGATTGGTTGATATTTCTTCACTCATTTAGCCGTTTCTGTGTCATGTGATCCCCTCTGGTCTCAGAATCAGTTAATAGTCCTTCACTCACTCAGCTGTATCTGTGTCACGTGATCCCCTCTGGCCACAGGATTGGTTGGAATTCCTTCACTCACATAGCTGTATCTGTGACCAATGCCCCGCTCAACATTTTGCAGTTCTAATGGTTCCAAAAGCTACCGCATGCTGGCACATGTTAGGACACATCCCTGTAActggtttaaataaaaatgtaaggaGTTACAATGAAACTTTAAGCCACTTGACCAAGACCATTGTATAAACCTTGTTTATGTTGTTACACCCTGATTGGCGGTGAATTTGGGAGCTTTACAGTGAGAGTTAGGTGCTGCGCCTCCATTCGCCTTCTCCCTAGACGTCCTAATCATCATGTTCCTCCTCTTGGTGCTGACTGGCTTCtctttctcctgtttctcttGGACTCTTGCCGTGCACTCCCCTGCTTCCTtacctccctcctgctccccctGCGGAATTGCTTGCTCAGTGCGTGATGATTTCTTCGGTAAGGCCTTTTCTTGGCTGCTGTCTGTCCATCTTTAgcacacctccatccatccagccctgctgccttgcccccccccccccccccccccccccgcttcctTCTTATCTTTGTTTGGAGTGATGGATCAGCCTTTGGCTATGTTGACACTCATCATTGCTCCTTCCACTGCAGTTTTGATTTGCTCATTCTGTATAGATGTAATGGTGAAAACTCTTTGTTGGCTGGAAATAAAGGAAAAGGAAGGCTGGTCCAGGAAGGATAGGTGTGTGTCTGGGGCGTGGTGTGAGTCTGGGGGTGCGTGTCCAGGGCGTGGTGTGAGTCTGGGGGTGCGTGTCCAGGGCGTGGTGTGAGCCTGGGGGTGCGTGTCCAGGGCGTGATGTGAGTCTGGGGGTGCGTGTCCAGGGCGTGGTGTGAGTCTGGGGGTGCGTGTCCAGGGCGTGGTGTGAGTCTGGGGGTGCGTGTCCAGGGCGTGGTGTGAGTCTGGGGGTGCGTGTCCAGGGCGTGGTGTGAGTCTGGGGGTGCGTGTCCAGGGCGTGGTGTGAGTCTGGGGGTGCGTGTCCGGGGCGTGGTGTGAGTCTGGGGGTGCGTGTCCGGGGCGTGGTGTGAGTCTGGGGGTGCGTGTCCAGGGCGTGGTGTGAGTCTGGGGGTGTGTGTCCGGGGCGGGAGCCTGGGAGTGTGACAGAATGTGTGACACAGGCTGAGTCAGCAGGACTTCTGCCAGAGTAACACAAGCTGCTCCTCACCTGCAGGCATGGGCAAGGAGGTGGAGAACCTCCTGACTGAGAACAAACAGCTCCTGGAGACCAAGTAAGTACTGAGACAAAAGCGTCGGCTTTGTGGGAAAGAGAGGCTGCTTTCTGGGTCAGTCTTTCCCCAAGCAGCACTGATCCCTCCGCAGGAATGCCCTAAACATCGTGAAGAACGACCTCATTGCAAAAGTGGACGAGTTGTCGAGTGAGCGTGAGGTCCTGAAGGAAGAGCTGGAAACAGTGAAGCAGTCGAAGAACAAGGTGGACACCAGGGTCAaagagctggaggaggagctgCGGAGGTACAGGCACACAAATATACGTGATGTCCACTTTTGATGTTTGGAGTGAAGTATGTAAACACTGACAAACTGTATTTTACTGTCCACATGCTAGACTGAAGGCTGAAGCCCTGGGGACCATACAAGACGCCAAAGAGGAAGGACCTGACGATGTGAGTTGGAGCACTTGGAGTGTCCAGTACTGCATTTACGTTCATCATTCTGTTTGTTCACTGACACTCGCTCTGGTTACGTCAATCACTTCCAATGCAGTTCTGCAAATGCATGTAGCCTCTGACCCTTGACCCCGTGACCCTTGACCCTGTGCCCCTGGCAGTACGCATCCCCACTCCAGGACGACGTTCCCCTGACGCAGCGCCGCCGATTCACACGCATGGAGATGGCCCGTGTGCTGATGGAGCGCAATCAGTACAAGGAGCGACTGATGGAGCTGCAGGAGGCGGTGCGGTGGACGGAGATGATTCGGTGAGGAGTACAGCGGTGCCCGTGGCCCCGACATCACTGGCGCAGTGCGGCAGTGTACGTCATAGATCTAGCACACGCAAAGGGGCTGCTAGCTTCACGTTTCTTATGTCTTCCCAGAGCTTCAAGAGAGAGTCCACCAATCCAGGAGAAGAAGAAGTCCACCATATGGCAGTTGTAAGGCCCCCGCAGCCTGACCCCTCTGTCTTATTTCGGAGCTTCACGATGACTGACTTGCGCtcatgtctctctctccttcagcTTCGCTCGACTCTTCAGTGCATCGTCCAGCCCCCCTCCTGTTAAGCGGCCGTACACCAGCGTGAACATCCACTACAAGTCTCCATCGCCAGCGTGTTTATCCCAACACCGCGCACTCAACACCAACCGTACCCTCGAGCTGTTCACAGAGGAGTAAGTGGCACCCCACCACTCACCACTCACCACTCACTGATTTAATCAGCTGCTAATGCGGGTGTCTGTTTACTCAGATCAGTTGTATTGCATTTGGATCAGCTGGATTACATTGTATTGTATATGATTGGCTGTATTGCATGTGGATCGGACTGACTGTACTGTTTGTGGATTGGTTGCTTTGCATGAGGATTGGCTGCATTGTGTGTGGATTGGCTACACTGCCAATGGCTTGTCCGTTTTGCTTGTGGACAGGCTGTACTGCATGTGGATCGGTTGTATTGCACGTGGATTGGCCATATTACATGCGGGTCAGCTGTACTGCATGTGGATTGGCTGTATTGCGTGTGGTTGGGTTGTACCACATGTGGATGGGCTGTACTGCGTGCGGATAGGCTGTACTGCATGTGGATCAGTTGTATTGTGTATGGGTCAGCTGTATTGCTTGTAGATCGACTGTATTGCATGTGAATGGGCTGTACTGCGCGTGAATCGGCTGGTGGTTGTAACACGACTGCGTCTGTCTCCAGCGATTGCATACTGTCTGCCCGACGGGAACAGAGACGGGAGCAGTACCGCCATGTCCGAGAGCACGTGCGCGAAGATGGGATCAGACACACCTGTGGCTGGAGCGTCCCGTCCCGCTTCAAACAGGTACCTCCACGCGGTAcatccatgccaccccctgttgATTCTTGTTAGCTTTACACCAGGATGCAGTGGCACATAGTGTTTAACTGATAAAACATAACATGACCAGCATTTTACCTGTGCTGTCTTACCTGGAATAATTAGAGGACTAATTTCCTATTTAGACCATGAAACATGTAGATATGTGTTTCATAGGACAGTGCTTATATGCTGTTAAAATCATCCTTTCATCCATTTCCAAATGCATATCATGCTCATGGTCATAAGTGTTCTGGACATAAAATggtccaaatgcatgaaatttaTAACAGTTTAATTTATCAGAAGAAGTGTTTTActgtgatcttttttttttctcaaattgTCTAAGGATTCATTGCTTACGAGTAGCACGGAGCTGTGAATTTTACTGATAGGCATCATGTGGGTTTTCAGTAACTCAGTAAACAGCTGTGCTTGTAAGGAGTCCTCAGTCTGGAACAATCTTAATGCCAGACTATTTGTATGAAAGGTGAGGTGTGGGAAGTGGTGGTTGGGCTGAGTAAAGTCGGTAATGCTTAGCCTGAGGGTACTTAGTGTCATGGCCGGCACTTCTGTGAGAGGCAGTTTTCTGTTAAGACTATCCTAGTGTAACGGCAGTGTATGAGAACTGCTGTCTCTGCTCCGTTTTGACCCCTGCTGACCATGTAGGTCATTGTTGGTGTGTTTGGTCCACGTGTGCCCATCATGTTAACCTCTGTAGGCCGCTGTTGGCGTGTTTGGCTTGTGTTTGGCTTGTATTTGCCTATAATGTTAACTTCCGTCAGTCTCTGGTATGTTTGGTCAATTTTTGCTTATCATGTTAACCTCTGTAGGTCTCTGTTGACCTCTTTGCCCATAAGCACCTGTGTTTCCTTCCCTCTAATATTAATCTCCCGCAGACTGGGCCTCTGCTGGAGCTCTCACAGGATGGGAAAAAACACCAGGCAAGTGAGGCGGGTGGAATTGCAGCATGCACTGGTGGACCTcccacctccccaccccctGTACCCACACACTCCTCAGACCCCACAATACAAATGCTTGTATTGTTACCGGGTCCAAATCCTCTTACCTCCCCTGTCTATTAAACGAGACATGTACTGTTGCTTTAAACGTGGCCCTGACCTCTGTGTCAGCCCTTCTAGCGTATGAGTATCTGAACTCTGTCTCACATTATCTGGTCTGTTCGCATCTTGGAATCCCTTGAAAAGCTGGAATATTCAAATTGCTTTTCAGAACTAAATTCCTACGGCGTCAGCTTGGTGTGTGATGACACAATGCTAACCTCTGTCCCTGCTTTCCCTGGGTTATTGAAACATGTGGGTGTGATCTGTGTGTTTGACTCTGTCTGCCCTTCAGGTCAGCCCGAATGACAAAGAGGACAATCGCATGAAGAATGTCCCTGTTCCTGTGTActgtcgccccctggtggagagAGATCCCAACAGGAAGGTAAACACTCTCCAGAGCTGAGTCCCATGGCTGTGACCTCACAATTTTGCTTTCTCCCAAGGGTACAGCGAGATTGGAAGTCTTTGTGGCATGGCTGTAAGACATTTGAGTTCCTTTGTCACATCTTGGATTGTTAGCTGTGGTGTGCAGCTGGGGTGGACCTCGCTGGCTGGAAGATTGCTGCACAGGAAGTTCTACCCATCAATGGTTCGGACCCTCTGACCGTGAAGGCTGATGGTGAAGAGAGCAAGAGTGACCACAGCTCCCCTGAGAAGAAGAAGGTACTGGAACCCCATCGTGAAAAACCAGCATTTGTTGGCTCATTCTCAGCTATGATTGTGTATGCatccgtgtatgtgtgtgtgtgcgtgtgacccTCCCTGCCTGACTTTCTACATCCCAAGGAACTGCATGAGATCGACGCCATGAGCAGCCGAGTCTGGATCCTCACCAGCACCCACTCGGCCAGCAAGGTCGTGATTATTGACGCCAATCAGCCCGGTTCGCTGGTGGACCAGTTTAATGTGTGCAATGCCCATGTGCTGTGCATCTCCAGTGTGCCCGGTGAGCGCTTCCAGAATAACATGTCTGACGGACACATCGGCGCGCGTAAACATTCACACCCCTAACTACCAGTGACCTCCTCCCCCAGCGGCCAGCGAGAGCGACTATCCCGCGGGGGAGATCTTCCTggaggctggggaggggggtgacatGCAGGATGCAGGGGCTGTGGAGGGTGTCTTGGCCGGGATTACACTGGTGGGCTGTGCTGCCaactgcaatgtggaccagagcaGCTGCTCCTCACGCACCGACACCCCCGTGGTGGACCGGAACCAGGGTATGAGCTGTTACACCTACATATTGTCACACATATGCCTTGTCACACCTATGCACTGTCCCACTTACGCACTGTCATATCTACATGTCATATAAATTCACTATTACATAGATGCACTGTCACACCTACGTTCTGTCACACAAATGCGCAGTTACACATATGCATGGTCACAGGCCCATCCGCCACAATGTTACACATGCACTACTGACCACAGGTGTGTGTTTAGGCCCATCCGCCAACACTGTCACACATACGTCACTGAGCACCGGTGTGTGTTTAGGCCCATCCGCCAACACTGTCACACGTATGTCACTGAGCACCGGTGTGTGTTCAGGCCCATCCGCCAACACTGTCACACGTATGTCACTGAGCACCGGTGGGTGTTCAGGCCCATCCGGCAACACTGCCACACATATGTCACTGAGCACCGGTGTGTGTTCAGGCCCATCCGCCGACATTGTCACACATACGTCACTGAGCACCGGTGTGTGTTCAGGCCCATCCGCCGACACTGTCACACATACGTCACTGAGCACCGGTGTGTGTTCAGGCCCATCCGCCGACACTGTCACACATACGTCACTGAGCACCGGTGTGTGTTCAGGCCCATCCGCCGACACTGTCACACATACGTCACTGAGCACCGGTGTGTGTTCAGGCCCATCCGCCGACACTGTCACACGTACGTCACTGAGCACCGGTGTGTGTTCAGGCCCATCCGCCGACACTGTCACACGTACGTCACTGAGCACCGGTGTGTGTTCAGGCCCATCCGCCGACACTGTCACACATACGTCACTGAGCACCGGTGTGTGTTCAGGCCCATCCGCCAACACTGTCACATGTATGTCACTGAGCACCGGTGGGTGTTCAGGCCCATCCGGCAACACTGCCACACATACGTCACTGAGCACCGGTGTGTGTTCAGGCCCATCCGCCAACACTGTCACACATATGTCACTGAGCACCGGTGTGTGTTCAGGCCCATCCGCCACGCTGAATCCGTCTCAGTCAGCTGAGGAGGCCACGGAAGCCACGGAGGTCCCTGAGGCTGCAGCCAGTGTGGCAGCAGAGGGATCGGCCCCCCCTGGGCCCTTTATGGAGCACGTCTTCACTGACCCCCTGCCCAGCACGGCCGGCCCCCAGCTGGGAAGGTGGGTCCTCAGTTCCATGCCCACAGAGCATACAGTACAGTGTGACCATGTTGAGGTGACCTCCCATCGGCTGTGTCCCGACTCCCAGCAGGGCTGCTGGACCCCCCGTGGAGGACAGTTCATCCACAGGCCAAGTCCCTCCCGAGGACGGGGATGACGCCGCAGGGGCTAATAGCACAGCGCCCACCATGTGGCTGGGAGCTCAGAACGGCTGGTTTGTATCAACACCCTCCTGTATTCATGTTCTGCCACCTCGCTCGGTTCTGTCCTTGTCCTCTCGGGTCTATTGCTTGGGCTAAGTGTCTGTGATGTACCACGTCTGTTTCTTCAGGCTCTATGTGCACTCAGCAGTGTCCAGCTGGAAGAGATGCCTTCACTCCATAAAGCTGAAAGACTCCGTTCTCAGTATAGTGTAAGTCTATCTTAATCAGATGTGTTCCGATCTGTTCTGGGTGTAAAAGACAGTGCTGGTTCTCACagtgctaaccctaaccctgaccctaatcctaaccataaGCACTGCTGATCTTGTGCTGCAGCCATGTGAagggcagggtgctggtggCCCTGGCAGATGGGACTCTGGCTATTTTCCATAGAGCTAAAGGTAAGAGACCAAGTGCACAGTGAGCCAAAGTGTCCCTGCACACGAGTACGGTGGGCTGTAGGGTCCCTGCACACCAGCACGGTGGGCCGTAGGGTCCCTACACAACAGCACAGTGGGCCGTAGGATCCTTACACAACAGCACGGTGGGCTGTAGGATCCCTGCACACCAGCACGGTGGGCTGTAGGGTCCCTACACAACAGCACGGTGGGCTGTAGGGTCCCTACACAACAGCACGGTGGGCTGTAGGGTCCCTGCACATCAGCACGGTGGGCCGTAGGGTCCCTGCACATCAGCACGGTGGGCCGTAAGGTCCCTACACAACAGACCTGTGGGCCGTAGGGTCCCTACATAACAACAAATAGCTTGAAATTCATTTGCTTGTTactgcacaaagtaaaaaaaaaatggcggtCTGTTTCTGTGTATACATGTATCtctctttgtgtgtctgtcactgtgtgtgtgcctgtgtgtgtctatgtgtgtagaTGGCCAGTGGGACCTGAGCAACTACCATCTGATGGACCTGGGCCGGCCGCAT
This window encodes:
- the LOC125718114 gene encoding C-Jun-amino-terminal kinase-interacting protein 3-like isoform X4, whose product is MMEIHQLDEMVYQDDYGSVSVMSERVSGLANSIYREFERLIRTYDEEVVKELMPLVVNVLENLDAVLTENQEHEVELELLKEDNEQLITQYEREKALRKQAEEKFIEFEDALEAEKKDLQRQVEGLELQGKQLELKAKNYADQISRLEERETDMKKEYNALHQRHTEMIQTYVEHIERSKMQQAGGNIQSESPVRTQHHAWRKSKTDRPPSLSLFPSADGMVRGGQVGARMAPGPDVWLASQLSQPRYKEDESESGQSSAVATPSTGGSNTPTSSVPSAAVTPLNEGLQHMSQFNRDRSKKSKRLSRNMEVQVSQETRNVSIGMGSSDEWSEFQEIIDSTPEIDMCMDPRMYGGGSSPSQGIVNEAFGINTDSLYHEIKNAKSDIIGDVDEGAELLGMGKEVENLLTENKQLLETKNALNIVKNDLIAKVDELSSEREVLKEELETVKQSKNKVDTRVKELEEELRRLKAEALGTIQDAKEEGPDDYASPLQDDVPLTQRRRFTRMEMARVLMERNQYKERLMELQEAVRWTEMIRASRESPPIQEKKKSTIWQFFARLFSASSSPPPVKRPYTSVNIHYKSPSPACLSQHRALNTNRTLELFTEDDCILSARREQRREQYRHVREHVREDGIRHTCGWSVPSRFKQTGPLLELSQDGKKHQVSPNDKEDNRMKNVPVPVYCRPLVERDPNRKLWCAAGVDLAGWKIAAQEVLPINGSDPLTVKADGEESKSDHSSPEKKKELHEIDAMSSRVWILTSTHSASKVVIIDANQPGSLVDQFNVCNAHVLCISSVPAASESDYPAGEIFLEAGEGGDMQDAGAVEGVLAGITLVGCAANCNVDQSSCSSRTDTPVVDRNQGPSATLNPSQSAEEATEATEVPEAAASVAAEGSAPPGPFMEHVFTDPLPSTAGPQLGSRAAGPPVEDSSSTGQVPPEDGDDAAGANSTAPTMWLGAQNGWLYVHSAVSSWKRCLHSIKLKDSVLSIVHVKGRVLVALADGTLAIFHRAKDGQWDLSNYHLMDLGRPHHSIRCMAVVHDRVWCGYKNKIHVIQPKTMQIEKSFEAHPRRESQVRQLAWIGDGVWVSIRLDSTLRLYHALTHQHLQDVDIEPYVSKMLGTGKLGFSFVRITALLIGGNRLWVGTGNGVIISIPLTETVVLHRGQLLGLRANKVSPTSSGGIIHVYADDGSDKNSGSFIPYCSMAQAQLCFHGHRDAVKFFVSVPGNVLATLNGSVLDSPSENPSSTAAPEAEAQSVNNVLVLSGGEGYIDFRIGDGEDEETEEGSARVPQIKPGLSKAERSHIIVWQVSYVPE
- the LOC125718114 gene encoding C-Jun-amino-terminal kinase-interacting protein 3-like isoform X1, which translates into the protein MMEIHQLDEMVYQDDYGSVSVMSERVSGLANSIYREFERLIRTYDEEVVKELMPLVVNVLENLDAVLTENQEHEVELELLKEDNEQLITQYEREKALRKQAEEKFIEFEDALEAEKKDLQRQVEGLELQGKQLELKAKNYADQISRLEERETDMKKEYNALHQRHTEMIQTYVEHIERSKMQQAGGNIQSESPVRTQHHAWRKSKTDRPPSLSLFPSADGMVRGGQVGARMAPGPDVWLASQLSQPRYKEDESESGQSSAVATPSTGGSNTPTSSVPSAAVTPLNEGLQHMSQFNRDRSKKSKRLSRNMEVQVSQETRNVSIGMGSSDEWSEFQEIIDSTPEIDMCMDPRMYGGGSSPSQGIVNEAFGINTDSLYHEIKNAKSDIIGDVDEGAELLGEFSVRDDFFGMGKEVENLLTENKQLLETKNALNIVKNDLIAKVDELSSEREVLKEELETVKQSKNKVDTRVKELEEELRRLKAEALGTIQDAKEEGPDDYASPLQDDVPLTQRRRFTRMEMARVLMERNQYKERLMELQEAVRWTEMIRASRESPPIQEKKKSTIWQFFARLFSASSSPPPVKRPYTSVNIHYKSPSPACLSQHRALNTNRTLELFTEDDCILSARREQRREQYRHVREHVREDGIRHTCGWSVPSRFKQTGPLLELSQDGKKHQVSPNDKEDNRMKNVPVPVYCRPLVERDPNRKLWCAAGVDLAGWKIAAQEVLPINGSDPLTVKADGEESKSDHSSPEKKKELHEIDAMSSRVWILTSTHSASKVVIIDANQPGSLVDQFNVCNAHVLCISSVPAASESDYPAGEIFLEAGEGGDMQDAGAVEGVLAGITLVGCAANCNVDQSSCSSRTDTPVVDRNQGPSATLNPSQSAEEATEATEVPEAAASVAAEGSAPPGPFMEHVFTDPLPSTAGPQLGSRAAGPPVEDSSSTGQVPPEDGDDAAGANSTAPTMWLGAQNGWLYVHSAVSSWKRCLHSIKLKDSVLSIVHVKGRVLVALADGTLAIFHRAKDGQWDLSNYHLMDLGRPHHSIRCMAVVHDRVWCGYKNKIHVIQPKTMQIEKSFEAHPRRESQVRQLAWIGDGVWVSIRLDSTLRLYHALTHQHLQDVDIEPYVSKMLGTGKLGFSFVRITALLIGGNRLWVGTGNGVIISIPLTETVVLHRGQLLGLRANKVSPTSSGGIIHVYADDGSDKNSGSFIPYCSMAQAQLCFHGHRDAVKFFVSVPGNVLATLNGSVLDSPSENPSSTAAPEAEAQSVNNVLVLSGGEGYIDFRIGDGEDEETEEGSARVPQIKPGLSKAERSHIIVWQVSYVPE
- the LOC125718114 gene encoding C-Jun-amino-terminal kinase-interacting protein 3-like isoform X2; its protein translation is MMEIHQLDEMVYQDDYGSVSVMSERVSGLANSIYREFERLIRTYDEEVVKELMPLVVNVLENLDAVLTENQEHEVELELLKEDNEQLITQYEREKALRKQAEEKFIEFEDALEAEKKDLQRQVEGLELQGKQLELKAKNYADQISRLEERETDMKKEYNALHQRHTEMIQTYVEHIERSKMQQAGGNIQSESPVRTQHHAWRKSKTDRPPSLSLFPSADGMVRGGQVGARMAPGPDVWLASQLSQPRYKEDESESGQSSAVATPSTGGSNTPTSSVPSAAVTPLNEGLQHMSQFNRDRSKKSKRLSRNMEVQVSQETRNVSIGMGSSDEWSEFQEIIDSTPEIDMCMDPRMYGGGSSPSQGIVNEAFGINTDSLYHEIKNAKSDIIGDVDEGAELLGEFSVRDDFFGMGKEVENLLTENKQLLETKNALNIVKNDLIAKVDELSSEREVLKEELETVKQSKNKVDTRVKELEEELRRLKAEALGTIQDAKEEGPDDYASPLQDDVPLTQRRRFTRMEMARVLMERNQYKERLMELQEAVRWTEMIRASRESPPIQEKKKSTIWQFFARLFSASSSPPPVKRPYTSVNIHYKSPSPACLSQHRALNTNRTLELFTEDDCILSARREQRREQYRHVREHVREDGIRHTCGWSVPSRFKQTGPLLELSQDGKKHQVSPNDKEDNRMKNVPVPVYCRPLVERDPNRKLWCAAGVDLAGWKIAAQEVLPINGSDPLTVKADGEESKSDHSSPEKKKELHEIDAMSSRVWILTSTHSASKVVIIDANQPGSLVDQFNVCNAHVLCISSVPAASESDYPAGEIFLEAGEGGDMQDAGAVEGVLAGITLVGCAANCNVDQSSCSSRTDTPVVDRNQGPSATLNPSQSAEEATEATEVPEAAASVAAEGSAPPGPFMEHVFTDPLPSTAGPQLGRAAGPPVEDSSSTGQVPPEDGDDAAGANSTAPTMWLGAQNGWLYVHSAVSSWKRCLHSIKLKDSVLSIVHVKGRVLVALADGTLAIFHRAKDGQWDLSNYHLMDLGRPHHSIRCMAVVHDRVWCGYKNKIHVIQPKTMQIEKSFEAHPRRESQVRQLAWIGDGVWVSIRLDSTLRLYHALTHQHLQDVDIEPYVSKMLGTGKLGFSFVRITALLIGGNRLWVGTGNGVIISIPLTETVVLHRGQLLGLRANKVSPTSSGGIIHVYADDGSDKNSGSFIPYCSMAQAQLCFHGHRDAVKFFVSVPGNVLATLNGSVLDSPSENPSSTAAPEAEAQSVNNVLVLSGGEGYIDFRIGDGEDEETEEGSARVPQIKPGLSKAERSHIIVWQVSYVPE